GCGGCCATGGAAGCGTACGCATACTTCCTCAACCCCGACCTGAGCGTCGTCCGAGCGAACTTCGGCGACATCGTCCCGTTCGCCGTCGGACAGGCGTTCTTCTCACTTTCACTCGGCATGGGTGCGATGATTACCTACGCTTCGTACCTCGGTAACGACGACAATCTCGCGAAAGACGGCCTCGCTATCGTCTTCCTTAATTCGGTCGTCGGCATCCTCGCAGGCCTCGTCGTCTTCCCGTTCCTGTTCGCACAGGGCATCAGCCCTGACACGAGCGGCCCCGGCGCGCTGTTCGTCGCCGTCGCCGGCGCGCTCGCCGAACTCGGAGCCATCGGACAGGTCGTCGGCGTCGTCTTTTTCTTCGTCGTCCTGATTGCTGCTCTCTCGTCGGCAATCAGCCTGCTCGAAGTCGTCGTCGCCTACGTCGTGGACAACACCAGCGTCAGCCGCAAACCCGCTGCCTTTGCCATCGGGGGCGTCATCTTCGCCCTCGGTATCCCTTCTGCACTCGACACGGCGTGGCTCGGCTGGTTCGACACGCTCGCCTACAAGTTCCTCTTGCCATTCGGCGTCCTCCTGCTCCTGCTGTTCGTCGGCTGGGTGCTCGGAGGCACTGCGAGTACAGAACTGCTCAAAGGTATGAAAGACCGAACGACCTTCAGCCTGACGTGGCTCTGGACGGTTAGAACGCTCGTTCTCCTTGGCGTCGTCGTGACCCTCGGCTTCGGCATCCAGACGCTGATGGAAGAAGGCATCATGCCGCCGGTTTAAGGGCGCTAATCCTCACCATTTTTACCCCGAAATCGGCCGCCTGAGCGGCTGTATCGCCATGTTATTGGGGAGTTGACTAATCGCAACTCGAAAGTAACTTAGGTGCGCCTTTGCGAGTGCGTTCCAATGACACGAGAAACCTGGGCAACCCGAGTTGGGTTCATTCTCGCGGCCGTCGGCAGCGCCGTCGGACTGGGGAACATCTGGCGGTTCCCCTGGATGACGGCGGAAAACGGCGGCAGTGCCTTTCTCATCGTCTATCTCGGTATCGTGCTCCTCGTCGGCGTCCCCGGTTTGCTGGGCGAATTCGTCATCGGACGGCGGGCGAAACGCAACCCTGCGGGCGCACTCAAGAAACTCTCTGGCTCCCGGGCGTGGGAACTCGTCGGT
This sequence is a window from Haladaptatus sp. QDMS2. Protein-coding genes within it:
- a CDS encoding sodium-dependent transporter, which translates into the protein MSERETWATRMGFILAAVGSAVGLGNLWQFPFKTATNGGAAFLIVYIGAVLAIGFPAMLAEFVIGRRTNLNTISAFKKLGYGNWRIVGALGLFTGFWILSYYSVVGGWVLRYLGGSATGAYFSAPGEYFATISMGPEALALHAVFMGITIGIVAFGIEGGIEKATKLMVPSIIFIMVGLAVFAFISDSGAAMEAYAYFLNPDLSVVRANFGDIVPFAVGQAFFSLSLGMGAMITYASYLGNDDNLAKDGLAIVFLNSVVGILAGLVVFPFLFAQGISPDTSGPGALFVAVAGALAELGAIGQVVGVVFFFVVLIAALSSAISLLEVVVAYVVDNTSVSRKPAAFAIGGVIFALGIPSALDTAWLGWFDTLAYKFLLPFGVLLLLLFVGWVLGGTASTELLKGMKDRTTFSLTWLWTVRTLVLLGVVVTLGFGIQTLMEEGIMPPV